TTCGCCCACGCCGCCGTTGATTGCTCCAACGCCAACGATCAGGCGACGATGAATCAATGCGCGGGGCAAACCTTCAAAGCGGCAGACAAGGAACTGAATACGCTCTATCAGCAGATTACCGGACGCCTGAAGGACAACCCGGACGGCAAGAAGCTGCTGGTCAACGCGCAACGGGCGTGGATCAGCTTTCGGGATGCCGAGTGCAAGTTTTCGGCATCCGCGGTGGCGGGTGGGAGTGTTTATCCATTGATTTACAGCGATTGCCTGACGGACATGACCAAGACGCGTGTCGAGGCGCTCAAGCAATATCTGAAATGTGAGGAAGGCGACATGAGTTGCCCGGTACCTAGTACGTAATCACAGGCTCCGCTCGCGGGAGCCTGTGTTCTGAAGCCGTTAAGCCTCAAACGTGGGGGTCACCCGGTGCTTTGCTCGGCGCAGCGTATTGCGGCTTGAGGTGGCCATCCTGATCGAGCAACCAGGCGTCCATGATCTGCCGGACGACTGGTCCTGCGACTCGCCCCCCAGCCTCGCCGTTCTCGATCATTACCGAGATGGCGATCTTTGGATGCTCTGCCGGTGCAAATCCAACGAATAAAGCGTTGTCGCGGTGACGTTCGAGGGTTTTCTCGCGGTTGTAGCGCTCACCCTGCTTGATCGCCACCACTTGCGCCGTACCACTCTTGCCGGCGATGCGGTATTGCGCGCCCGCCGCGGCCGCTCGGGCAATACCTCGAGCATCGTGCATGACCATCTGCATACCGTGGTTGACCTGTTCCCAATCACGCGGATCCTTGAGCAGGATGTTCGGCATCGGGTGCTCGTCAACCGGCGCTACGCCGTCGACCGACTTGGCCAGATGCGGCCGATTCCATATCCCCTTGTTGGCAATCAGTGCAGTGGCCTGGGCCAATTGCAGCGGCGTGACCTGCATGTAGCCCTGGCCGATGCCGAGAATGACGGTTTCACCGGGATACCAAGCCTGTCGCCGCGTCGCGCGTTTCCAGGCTTGCGACGGCATCAGACCGGGCGACTCTTCAAACATGTCCAGCGAGACCTTTTCACCAAGGCCGAACATCGCCATATAGTCGTGCAGACGATCGATGCCAAGCTTGTGAGCCAGGTCGTAGAAGTAGGTATCGTTGGAGCGCATTATCGCCGCATCCATGTCCACCCAGCCGTCACCGCTGTGGTTCCAGTTGCGATACTTGTGATCGAAGTCCGGGAGTTGGTAATAGCCGGGATCAAATACGCGGGTCTGCGGGGTGACGACACCGGCGTCCAGACCGGCGATGGCGACTTCCGGCTTGATCGTCGAACCCGGGGCGTACAGGCCGCGCAATACGCGGTTGAACAGCGGACGGTCGATGGAATCGCGCAGCGCCGAATATTCCTTGGAGCTGATGCCAGTGACGAACAGATTCGGATCGAAGCTAGGGTTGCTGACCATGGCCAGCACTTCTCCCGTGGACGGATCAAGAGCAACCACGGATCCACGACGGTCGCCCAACGCGGCTTCGGCGGCTTCCTGCAGTTTCACATCGAGGCTGAGGACGATGTTTTTGCCTGGCACCGGATCGGTGTGCTTGAGCACACGCAGGACTCGGCCTTGAGCATTGGTTTCGACCTCTTCGTAACCAACATGGCCGTGCAGCTGCGCTTCATAAAAGCGCTCGATACCGGTTTTACCGATGGACTGCGTACCACGGTATTCAACGGAGTCGAGGGTTTTCGATTCTTTTTCATTGATCCGACCGACATAACCGATCGAATGGGCGAAATGTGCGCCGAGGGGATAGTGCCGGACAAACTGCGGTTCGACATCAAGGCCCGGCAGACGGAATTCATTGACCGCCAGGACGGCGATCTGCTCTTCCGTCAGCTCATAAAACAGGGTGACCGGTGTGAACGGATGCCGGGATTGTTTCATCGCCTTGTCGAATACCGTGCGATCTTCAGCAGGCAGGTGCAGCAAGTTGATGACATCGTCCAGCTCCTGATTGACGTCGGTTGCACGCTCACGGGTGATGGTCAGGTTATAGCTGGGACGGTTGTCGGCGAGAAGTACACCGTTGCGGTCGTAGATCAATCCGCGCGTCGGCGGTATCGGCAGGACGTGGACACGGTTGTTTTCGGAGATGGTCGAGTGGTAGTCGAATTCCACTACTTGGAGGATGTACAGGCGCACAACCAGAGCACAGCTGATGGCGAAGACGAACAGAGCACAGGCGATCAAGCGTTTGTTGACCAGCCGCGTCTCTTTTTCATGGTCCTTGATCGGGATTGGTTCAGGCATTTCTACAGCAACTCTTTGACATAAATGAGTGCCGATCCGTGGGCAGGACATCAGTCCGTTAAAAAACGAGCTGCACCATACCAAAACTGGCTGTCCACTTCAGGATGAATTTACCCCGATCGTCCTCTGAAAACTTTCTCGCAGGCAAAACAAAACCCCAACTGCTTTCGCAATTGGGGTTTCGGAATTTAATCTTGACGATGACCTACTCTCACATGGGGAAACCCCACACTACCATCGGCGATGCATCGTTTCACTGCTGAGTTCGGGATGGGATCAGGTGGTTCCAACGCTCTATGGTCGTCAAGAAATTCGGGTACTGACTCGTGACCAGATGGCCTCGCTTCAGCAAATTGGGTATGTGACAGCTAGGTGTTTGTGAACTTCGAACTTTCGGTTCGTTTCGTCTTCACACACCGCAATCTGGTGCCTTTTCAGGTCAGCAAATTGCTTGGGTGTTATATGGTCAAGCCTCACGGGCAATTAGTATTGGTTAGCTCAACGCCTCACAGCGCTTACACACCCAACCTATCAACGTCGTAGTCTTCGACGGCCCTTCAGGGAACTCAAGGTTCCAGTGAGATCTCATCTTGAGGCAAGTTTCCCGCTTAGATGCTTTCAGCGGTTATCTTTCCCGAACATAGCTACCCGGCAATGCCACTGGCGTGACAACCGGAACACCAGAGGTTCGTCCACTCCGGTCCTCTCGTACTAGGAGCAGCCCCTCTCAAATCTCAAACGTCCACGGCAGATAGGGACCGAACTGTCTCACGACGTTCTAAACCCAGCTCGCGTACCACTTTAAATGGCGAACAGCCATACCCTTGGGACCGGCTTCAGCCCCAGGATGTGATGAGCCGACATCGAGGTGCCAAACACCGCCGTCGATATGAACTCTTGGGCGGTATCAGCCTGTTATCCCCGGAGTACCTTTTATCCGTTGAGCGATGGCCCTTCCATACAGAACCACCGGATCACTAAGACCTACTTTCGTACCTGCTCGACGTGTCTGTCTCGCAGTCAAGCGCGCTTTTGCCTTTATACTCTACGACCGATTTCCGACCGGTCTGAGCGCACCTTCGTACTCCTCCGTTACTCTTTAGGAGGAGACCGCCCCAGTCAAACTACCCACCATACACTGTCCTCGATCCGGATAACGGACCTGAGTTAGAACCTCAAAGTTGCCAGGGTGGTATTTCAAGGATGGCTCCACGCGAACTGGCGTCCACGCTTCAAAGCCTCCCACCTATCCTACACAAGCAAATTCAAAGTCCAGTGCAAAGCTATAGTAAAGGTTCACGGGGTCTTTCCGTCTAGCCGCGGATACACTGCATCTTCACAGCGATTTCAATTTCACTGAGTCTCGGGTGGAGACAGCGCCGCCATCGTTACGCCATTCGTGCAGGTCGGAACTTACCCGACAAGGAATTTCGCTACCTTAGGACCGTTATAGTTACGGCCGCCGTTTACCGGGGCTTCGATCAAGAGCTTCGCGTTAGCTAACCCCATCAATTAACCTTCCGGCACCGGGCAGGCGTCACACCCTATACGTCCACTTTCGTGTTTGCAGAGTGCTGTGTTTTTAATAAACAGTCGCAGCGGCCTGGTATCTTCGACCGGCATGAGCTTACGGAGCAAGTCCTTCACCCTCACCGGCGCACCTTCTCCCGAAGTTACGGTGCCATTTTGCCTAGTTCCTTCACCCGAGTTCTCTCAAGCGCCTTGGTATTCTCTACCCAACCACCTGTGTCGGTTTGGGGTACGGTTCCTGGTTACCTGAAGCTTAGAAGCTTTTCTTGGAAGCATGGCATCAACCACTTCGTCACCCAAAGGGTAACTCGTCATCAGCTCTCGGCCTTAAGATCCCGGATTTACCTAAGATCTCAGCCTACCACCTTAAACTTGGACAACCAACGCCAAGCTGGCCTAGCCTTCTCCGTCCCTCCATCGCAATAACCAGAAGTACAGGAATATTAACCTGTTTTCCATCGACTACGCTTTTCAGCCTCGCCTTAGGGACCGACTAACCCTGCGTCGATTAACGTTGCGCAGGAAACCTTGGTCTTTCGGCGTGGGTGTTTTTCACACCCATTGTCGTTACTCATGTCAGCATTCGCACTTCTGATACCTCCAGCAAGCTTCTCAACTCACCTTCACAGGCTTACAGAACGCTCCTCTACCGCATCACCCGAAGGTGATACCCGTAGCTTCGGTGTATGGTTTGAGCCCCGTTACATCTTCCGCGCAGGCCGACTCGACTAGTGAGCTATTACGCTTTCTTTAAAGGGTGGCTGCTTCTAAGCCAACCTCCTAGCTGTCTAAGCCTTCCCACATCGTTTCCCACTTAACCATAACTTTGGGACCTTAGCTGACGGTCTGGGTTGTTTCCCTTTTCACGACGGACGTTAGCACCCGCCGTGTGTCTCCCATGCTCGGCACTTGTAGGTATTCGGAGTTTGCATCGGTTTGGTAAGTCGGGATGACCCCCTAGCCGAAACAGTGCTCTACCCCCTACAGTGATACATGAGGCGCTACCTAAATAGCTTTCGAGGAGAACCAGCTATCTCCGAGCTTGATTAGCCTTTCACTCCGATCCACAGGTCATCCGCTAACTTTTCAACGGTAGTCGGTTCGGTCCTCCAGTCAGTGTTACCTAACCTTCAACCTGCCCATGGATAGATCGCCCGGTTTCGGGTCTATTCCCAGCGACTAGACGCCCTATTAAGACTCGCTTTCGCTACGCCTCCCCTATTCGGTTAAGCTCGCCACTGAAAATAAGTCGCTGACCCATTATACAAAAGGTACGCAGTCACAGAACAAAGTCTGCTCCCACTGCTTGTACGCATACGGTTTCAGGATCTATTTCACTCCCCTCTCCGGGGTTCTTTTCGCCTTTCCCTCACGGTACTAGTTCACTATCGGTCAGTCAGTAGTATTTAGCCTTGGAGGATGGTCCCCCCATATTCAGACAAAGTTTCTCGTGCTCCGTCCTACTCGATTTCATTGACAAGAGATTTTCGCGTACAGGGCTATCACCCACTATGGCCGCACTTTCCAGAGCGTTCCGCTAATCTCAAATCAACTTAAGGGCTAGTCCCCGTTCGCTCGCCACTACTAAGGGAATCTCGGTTGATTTCTTTTCCTCAGGGTACTTAGATGTTTCAGTTCCCCTGGTTCGCCTCTTGCACCTATGTATTCAGTACAAGATAACCATCTTATGATGGCTGGGTTCCCCCATTCAGACATCTCCGGATCAAAGTCTGTTTGCCGACTCCCCGAAGCTTTTCGCAGGCTACCACGTCTTTCATCGCCTCTGACTGCCAAGGCATCCACCGTATGCGCTTCTTCACTTGACCATATAACCCCAAGCAATCTGGTTATACTGTGAAGACGACATTCGCCGAAAATTCGAATTTCTCAACTAAGAGAACTCACAAATTTTACCTTAGCCTGATCCGTTACCAGTGAAAGTAACGTTCAGTCTATCTTTCTATCACATACCCAAATTTTTAAAGAACGATCTAATCAAAAGACTAGAAATCAATATTCAATGCGAATATTCATTTCTAAACTCTTAAACTTCGAAGCAGTTTATGGTGGAGCCAAGCGGGATCGAACCGCTGACCTCCTGCGTGCAAGGCAGGCGCTCTCCCAGCTGAGCTATGGCCCCATAACAAAATTGGTGGGTCTGGGCAGATTCGAACTGCCGACCTCACCCTTATCAGGGGTGCGCTCTAACCAACTGAGCTACAGACCCAATTTCGAGCTTGTAACTGTTAGCTCAGAGCTATCAGCTTGGAGCTTAAAGCTGCTTCTATCGTCTTCTTCAATGAATCAAGCAATTCGTGTGGGAGCTCATGCAGCAGCTGATGTCGTCGATTAAGGAGGTGATCCAGCCGCAGGTTCCCCTACGGCTACCTTGTTACGACTTCACCCCAGTCATGAATCACACCGTGGTAACCGTCCTCCCGAAGGTTAGACTAGCTACTTCTGGTGCAACCCACTCCCATGGTGTGACGGGCGGTGTGTACAAGGCCCGGGAACGTATTCACCGCGACATTCTGATTCGCGATTACTAGCGATTCCGACTTCACGCAGTCGAGTTGCAGACTGCGATCCGGACTACGATCGGTTTTATGGGATTAGCTCCACCTCGCGGCTTGGCAACCCTTTGTACCGACCATTGTAGCACGTGTGTAGCCCAGGCCGTAAGGGCCATGATGACTTGACGTCATCCCCACCTTCCTCCGGTTTGTCACCGGCAGTCTCCTTAGAGTGCCCACCATTACGTGCTGGTAACTAAGGACAAGGGTTGCGCTCGTTACGGGACTTAACCCAACATCTCACGACACGAGCTGACGACAGCCATGCAGCACCTGTCTCAATGTTCCCGAAGGCACCAATCCATCTCTGGAAAGTTCATTGGATGTCAAGGCCTGGTAAGGTTCTTCGCGTTGCTTCGAATTAAACCACATGCTCCACCGCTTGTGCGGGCCCCCGTCAATTCATTTGAGTTTTAACCTTGCGGCCGTACTCCCCAGGCGGTCAACTTAATGCGTTAGCTGCGCCACTAAGAGCTCAAGGCTCCCAACGGCTAGTTGACATCGTTTACGGCGTGGACTACCAGGGTATCTAATCCTGTTTGCTCCCCACGCTTTCGCACCTCAGTGTCAGTATCAGTCCAGGTGGTCGCCTTCGCCACTGGTGTTCCTTCCTATATCTACGCATTTCACCGCTACACAGGAAATTCCACCACCCTCTACCATACTCTAGCTTGCCAGTTTTGGATGCAGTTCCCAGGTTGAGCCCGGGGATTTCACATCCAACTTAACAAACCACCTACGCGCGCTTTACGCCCAGTAATTCCGATTAACGCTTGCACCCTCTGTATTACCGCGGCTGCTGGCACAGAGTTAGCCGGTGCTTATTCTGTCGGTAACGTCAAAATTGCAGAGTATTAATCTACAACCCTTCCTCCCAACTTAAAGTGCTTTACAATCCGAAGACCTTCTTCACACACGCGGCATGGCTGGATCAGGCTTTCGCCCATTGTCCAATATTCCCCACTGCTGCCTCCCGTAGGAGTCTGGACCGTGTCTCAGTTCCAGTGTGACTGATCATCCTCTCAGACCAGTTACGGATCGTCGCCTTGGTGAGCCATTACCTCACCAACTAGCTAATCCGACCTAGGCTCATCTGATAGCGCAAGGCCCGAAGGTCCCCTGCTTTCTCCCGTAGGACGTATGCGGTATTAGCGTTCCTTTCGAAACGTTGTCCCCCACTACCAGGCAGATTCCTAGGCATTACTCACCCGTCCGCCGCTGAATCCAGGAGCAAGCTCCTTTCATCCGCTCGACTTGCATGTGTTAGGCCTGCCGCCAGCGTTCAATCTGAGCCATGATCAAACTCTTCAGTTCAAACATCTTTGGGTTTTTAAGAAACCCTAAACTTGGCTCAGCAATCGTTGGTTACATCTTTGATTTCTCGCGGAGTAACTTGTGATGCTGATAATCTTGTTGACTATCAGTCTGACTGCACAAGCACCCACACGAATTGCTTGATTCAGTTGTTAAAGAGCGGTTGGTTAAGATCTTTCGTCTCAACCGAGGCGCGCATTCTACAGCAGCCTCATTTGCTGTCAAGTGATTATTTTCAGAAGTTTTCGAAGAATTCTTCAACAACTTCAACCACTTGCGCTTCCGATCTCTCGTTAGCGGGAGGCGAATTCTACAGCGTTAATCGCTGCTGTCAACACCTCTTTTTCTCCGCTTTCGACCGAGGAGATCGAACCGTTAAAAGAGCCAAACATCACTGCTCTTTCAACTCCTTCCAGACTTCGATGACCTGAAGCAAGTCGCTGTCGAAAACCGCATAACTCTTTGAATCTCAAGGAGTTTTCCGTTTCGACTGCGCCGGAAGTGGGGCGAATTATAGACCTCTGGAATCTGCCGTCAACCGTTAATTTCGCTTTTCTTCCAAATCAGCAAAAACCTCTTCTATATATAGACGCGCCCCCATCCTATGCGCAGTATATTGCCCACTCCCATAACAACAGTCTGCTTTTGCCTGGATGCCGCCCTGTAATGAATGAACAACCTCGCTCCCTAGCCTCCATGTTGTTTCCGGTAGGCCTGCTCATGATAGCCATGGCATCCATCCAGTCTGGCGCCTCCCTGGCCAAAAGCATGTTCCCGATTATCGGCGCACAAGGCACCACCACGCTGCGCCTGATCTTTGCCAGCGTGATCATGCTGCTATTGCTCCGGCCATGGCGCGCAAAGCTGACCGCCAAGTCTCTTCGTACCGTGATTGTCTATGGCATGGCATTGGGCGGGATGAACTTCCTCTTTTATATGTCTCTGCGCACGGTGCCGCTGGGCATCGCCGTTGCGCTGGAATTTACAGGCCCTTTGGCCGTGGCTATATATGCTTCTCGCCGCGCCATCGACTTTCTGTGGATCGCACTCGCGGCCGCGGGCTTGCTGCTGCTGATACCCACCGGCGCAACTACCGTCGGCATTGACCTGGTCGGTGCAGGATACGCATTGGGCGCTGGCGTCTGCTGGGCGCTGTATATCTTGTTCGGACAGAAAGCCGGCGCCGACAACGGAGTGACTACGGCTGCGTTGGGCGTGATGATCGCCGCGTTGTTCGTAGCGCCGATCGGTATCGTCCATGCCGGCGCTGCGCTGCTTACACCCTCACTGATTCCCGTCGCTATCGGGGTCGCCATTCTGTCCACCGCCCTGCCCTACACCCTGGAAATGGTTGCCCTGACGCGAATGCCCGCGCGCACCTTCGGCACACTCATGAGTATCGAACCCGCGTTCGGCGCGCTATCGGGCCTGCTTTTTCTGCAGGAATACCTTTCATTGTCACAATGGCTGGCCATCCTGTGCATTATTCTGGCCTCCGTGGGCGCAACGATGACCATGGGCAGCGGAGCAAAGCCTGCTGTCGCGGCAGACTGAAGCGTAATGAAAAGTGGCTCTGGTAATTGGCGCTTATTTAGGCCATGTTTAGCTTCGTAACCCATCGCCAGGCATGGATTTTTTCGCAAAGGGACGGCACAACGCTGCAAACGCGAGCGAATACAGGCAGACCCGAGCACAAGACTCGCGGCCGCTATTAAGGATGGTAATGAAACGAATTTTGCTATTGATCGCCCTGCTGGCGATCGCAAGTTGCGCAGCGACCTCGGAAACCCAGGTCAAGCGCGGCAAGAAGGGGCTGCATATCAACTGTTCCGGGCTTTCATCCTCATGGGACAAGTGCTACACCAGCGCCGCCAACTCCTGCGCTCCCAAGGGATACAAGGTGATCGCCAAATCCGGGGATGCCGTGGAAGAGCCTGGCGATTACCCGTTCGGCTTGAACCCGGCCGGTTATACCAGCCGCAGCATGATCGTCATCTGCAAATAACTACTCGGCTCGCGGGGAAGCGAGCTGACGGGTGATTTGCTCATGGCTCGAGCGCAATACCGTACGCTGCACGTCCGGTGTTGCCAGCATCCGCGCGACCACCAACGCGCCAACGCATTGCGAAAGCACCGACCAGGCCAGGCTTTCACTTTCCAGTATCTGCGCCCAGCCTTGCTGGAGACGACAGATCCATTCTTCAGCCTGCTCACGCACCTGCACATCGGCACGCGCGATCTCTGCACCCAATGTCGGCAGCGCGCAGCCGGACTCGGGTTGCTCGACGTGGGCCATGCTCAGATACTGCTTCAGACAACGCTCCAGCCGCTGCCGATCTGCACCGCCCTGCCCACCAAGACGCTCAAGACTTTCACTCAACTCTCGCTCGACGATGGCAGCAAACAACCCATCCTTTGAGGAAAAGTGGCTGTAGAACGCTGCGCCACTCAAACCAATAGCCTTCATCAGACCATCCACGCCCACCGTGGAAAACCCCGATTTCTTTGCCGAAAGCGCGCTGCTTTGCAGCAAGCGTTCGCGGGTTTCCGATTTGTGTCCGGCTGAATAACGCATGTCCTCTCCTGAAATAGATCGCCTTGACGCTGCCCGAATCCTAGCATAACGTTCGTTAACTAAACGATCGTTAACCCAAAGGGATTCGCCCATGAATAACAAGAAGGTCGTATTGGTTGTCGGTGCGGGCGATGCCACTGGCGGCGCGATTGCCAAGCGTTTTGCCAATGAAGGATTCATTGCCTGCGTGACCCGGCGCAGCGCCGACAAACTGCAGCCACTGGTCGACGCCATAGTCGCTGAAGGCGGTGAGGCTCATGGTTTTGCCTGCGATGCGCGCAAGGAAGAAGACGTCGTCGCTCTGATCGAAGACATCGAAACCCGCGTCGGTC
This genomic interval from Pseudomonas koreensis contains the following:
- a CDS encoding lysozyme inhibitor LprI family protein; translated protein: MSVRLLLALAPFLFSPFAHAAVDCSNANDQATMNQCAGQTFKAADKELNTLYQQITGRLKDNPDGKKLLVNAQRAWISFRDAECKFSASAVAGGSVYPLIYSDCLTDMTKTRVEALKQYLKCEEGDMSCPVPST
- the mrdA gene encoding penicillin-binding protein 2, giving the protein MPEPIPIKDHEKETRLVNKRLIACALFVFAISCALVVRLYILQVVEFDYHSTISENNRVHVLPIPPTRGLIYDRNGVLLADNRPSYNLTITRERATDVNQELDDVINLLHLPAEDRTVFDKAMKQSRHPFTPVTLFYELTEEQIAVLAVNEFRLPGLDVEPQFVRHYPLGAHFAHSIGYVGRINEKESKTLDSVEYRGTQSIGKTGIERFYEAQLHGHVGYEEVETNAQGRVLRVLKHTDPVPGKNIVLSLDVKLQEAAEAALGDRRGSVVALDPSTGEVLAMVSNPSFDPNLFVTGISSKEYSALRDSIDRPLFNRVLRGLYAPGSTIKPEVAIAGLDAGVVTPQTRVFDPGYYQLPDFDHKYRNWNHSGDGWVDMDAAIMRSNDTYFYDLAHKLGIDRLHDYMAMFGLGEKVSLDMFEESPGLMPSQAWKRATRRQAWYPGETVILGIGQGYMQVTPLQLAQATALIANKGIWNRPHLAKSVDGVAPVDEHPMPNILLKDPRDWEQVNHGMQMVMHDARGIARAAAAGAQYRIAGKSGTAQVVAIKQGERYNREKTLERHRDNALFVGFAPAEHPKIAISVMIENGEAGGRVAGPVVRQIMDAWLLDQDGHLKPQYAAPSKAPGDPHV
- the rhtA gene encoding threonine/homoserine exporter RhtA encodes the protein MNEQPRSLASMLFPVGLLMIAMASIQSGASLAKSMFPIIGAQGTTTLRLIFASVIMLLLLRPWRAKLTAKSLRTVIVYGMALGGMNFLFYMSLRTVPLGIAVALEFTGPLAVAIYASRRAIDFLWIALAAAGLLLLIPTGATTVGIDLVGAGYALGAGVCWALYILFGQKAGADNGVTTAALGVMIAALFVAPIGIVHAGAALLTPSLIPVAIGVAILSTALPYTLEMVALTRMPARTFGTLMSIEPAFGALSGLLFLQEYLSLSQWLAILCIILASVGATMTMGSGAKPAVAAD
- a CDS encoding TetR/AcrR family transcriptional regulator, with the translated sequence MRYSAGHKSETRERLLQSSALSAKKSGFSTVGVDGLMKAIGLSGAAFYSHFSSKDGLFAAIVERELSESLERLGGQGGADRQRLERCLKQYLSMAHVEQPESGCALPTLGAEIARADVQVREQAEEWICRLQQGWAQILESESLAWSVLSQCVGALVVARMLATPDVQRTVLRSSHEQITRQLASPRAE